In Halobacterium noricense, the genomic stretch ACCACGCTCGTCGCGGGCGTCTACGTAGCGTTCGGGACTCGGCGGTGGACTGCCATTCTCGCGTACCCCGCAGTGTTGGCAGCGATTCCACTCGGAATCTACGCGCACGCCCGCCGGACGTTCGTCTGGGGCGGCCGGCGCTACCGCTGGCGCGGGAAGTTCGATGTGGAAGTCGTCGAGCGCGTCGACGAGTAGCGAGCCCGATGCACGGGGGTTTTGCCCCGCGACGCCCAACGCCCGAGTATGGACGTGCGCGGCGAACGGGAGTGCAAATCGTGTGGGACGCGGTGGTCGTACTACGAGACCGGGAGCGTCGAGTGCCCCGACTGCGGGAGTGTGCGCAGCGTCGGTGTCGGCGAGCGCAGCACGCACACGGATGGGAACGCCGACCTCGACCTCTCGGCCGCCCGCGACGCCGCCGCGGACGGCGACCTGCGCGGTGCACTCGACCCCGCCGCGGACGCGTGTCGGGACTACTGCCAGTCCCGAGGGTTCGTCTCGGGCGGCGATCTCCTCGACCTCGACGACACGTATCTCGCGGCGCAGGAACTCCGGCGCGCGGCGGTCCTGCTCGGGGACGCGCTCCGGACGAGCGACGAGGCCGAACGCTACGTGCTCGCGCTGTTGAACGGCGCGGCGGACGGCGAGCGGCCCGCGCCCGACGAGGTGCCCGAGTCCCTGCGAGCGATTCGCGGGCTCGCGTACGCCGCGGCCGTCGACCACTACCGCGCGGACCTGCGGACGTACTGCGACGGCGAGGTGCCCGAGCCCGAGCGCGGGCTGCTCGAACGCCTCCGCGACCACGCCAAGCGGGTCGACGCGCTGGACGGCGACGTCGCTCCCGAGGATGCGGAACGGCTGGTAGAAGCAGCGCGCGCCATCGCGGACGCGCTCCGCGGCGACGAGTCGGGGGTCGAGCGGGCGCGCATCCGCCTCGACGCGCTCGCCTGACTGGAACCGATTCGCCGGCCTACGGGAGTTCGACGTCCGTCCCGGTCTGTTCGCCGGCGGCCTTCACGGTGTTGTACAGCAGCATCGCGCGCGTCATCGGGCCCACACCGCCGGGAACGGGCGTGATGGCGCTGGCCTTCTCCTCGGCGCTCTCGAACTCCACGTCGCCGACGAGCTCGTAGCCCTTCTCGGTGTCGGCGTCCACGCGGTTGATGCCGACGTCGATGACGACGGTGCCCTCCGAGAGCATCGAGCCGTCCACGAGTTCGGTGACGCCGGCGGCCGCGACGACGATGTCCGCGCGGCGCGTGTGTGCGGCGAGGTCTTCCGTGCGACTGTGGCAGACCGTGACGGTGGCGTTGCCGCCCTCGCCCTTCTGGACGAGGAGGTTCGCGAGCGGCTTCCCGACGATGTTCGAACGGCCGACCACGACGACCTCCTTGCCCTCAGTGTCGACGCCCTCGCTCGCGAGGAGCTTCTGGATGCCGTGTGGCGTGCAGGGCTTGAAGCGGGCGTTCCCGGCGACGAGCTTCCCGACGTTCTCGGGGTGGAAGCCGTCGACGTCCTTCGCGGGGTCGACCGCAGAGAGCACGCGTTCGTCGGGGACGTGTTCGGGCGTCGGGTCCTGCACGAGGATGCCGTGGACGTCCTCGCGGTCGTTGAGCTCGGTGACCGTGTCGAAGAGCTCCTCGGCGGGCGCGTCGGGGTCGATGCGGATGTCCTCGGCGGCGATGCTGATTTCCTCGCAGTCCCGCTGTTTCATCGAGACGTACGTCTCGCTGGCCTGCTTGTCGTTCATCAGGACGGTGGCGAGTCGCGGCGTAACACCGGCGTCTTTCAGCGCGGCCACGGAGTCCGCGAGGTCGTCACGGACGTCGGCGGCGACGCCGTTCCCGTCGATGATGCTGGTCATATCGCGACCTCCGCGCTCGCCCGCCTTCAATTCAGCGGTTCGTGCACAAAATAGCGCGTCGTTCGTGAAGAATGTCCACGAACGCGTAACGCTCACTCGTACAGCGGGTGGTCGTGACAGAGGCGCTCGACGGTCGCGGCGACCTCGGCGTACACCTCGGCGTCGCCGATGTTGTCCACAACCTTGGCGATGCAGTCGCCGACCGTCTCCATCGCGTCCTCGTCGAAGCCGCGCGTCGTCAGCGCGGGCGTGCCGGCGCGGATGCCCGACGGGTCGAACGCCGACCGGGACTCGTCCGGCACGGTGTTGGCGTTCAGAACGATACCGACCTCTTCGAGGGCGTCCTCGGCGTCGCCGCCCGAAACGTCGGGATGCGAGTCGCGGAGGTCGACGAGCACGAGGTGGGTGTCGGTGCCGTCCGAGACCAGCGAGAAGCCGTGGTCCTGGAGCGCCTCACCGAGCACTTCCGCGTTCCGCACGACCTGCGCGGCGTACTGGTCGAACGCCGGGTCCAGGGCTTCCTTGAAGCCGACCGCCTTCCCGGCGATGTTGTGCATCAGCGGGCCGCCCTGTGCACCCGGGAACACCGCCGAGTCCACGTCGCCGGCGTACTCCTCGTCGCACATGATGATGCCGCCGCGGCCCGCGCGAATCGTCTTGTGCGTGCTCCCGGTCACGAAGTCCGCGACGCCGACCGGCGAGGGATGTTCGCCGGATGCCACGAGGCCCGTGATGTGCGCGATGTCGGCCATATGGTACGCACCGACCGCGTCGGCGGCCTCCTGGATGTCGTGCCACTCGACCTCCCGGGGGTACGCCGAGAATCCCGAGACGATCATGTCCGGCTCGAACTCCTCTGCCTTCTCGAAGAGCGCGTCGTAGTCCAGCCGGCCGGTGTCGGCGTCGACCTCGTACTGCTCGACGTCGTACAGTTGGCCCGCGAAGTTCGCGGGGTGACCGTGGCTCAGGTGGCCGCCGTGCGTGAGGTCCAGGGAGAGAATCTTGTCGCCGGGCTCCAGCACCGCGAAGTAGACGCCCATGTTCGCCGACGAGCCGCTGTGGGGTTGGACGTTCACGTGGTCCGCGCCGAACAGCTCTTTCGCGCGCTCGATGGCGAGCTCCTCGACGTCGTCCGCGAACTCGC encodes the following:
- a CDS encoding DUF7117 family protein, encoding MDVRGERECKSCGTRWSYYETGSVECPDCGSVRSVGVGERSTHTDGNADLDLSAARDAAADGDLRGALDPAADACRDYCQSRGFVSGGDLLDLDDTYLAAQELRRAAVLLGDALRTSDEAERYVLALLNGAADGERPAPDEVPESLRAIRGLAYAAAVDHYRADLRTYCDGEVPEPERGLLERLRDHAKRVDALDGDVAPEDAERLVEAARAIADALRGDESGVERARIRLDALA
- a CDS encoding bifunctional methylenetetrahydrofolate dehydrogenase/methenyltetrahydrofolate cyclohydrolase, yielding MTSIIDGNGVAADVRDDLADSVAALKDAGVTPRLATVLMNDKQASETYVSMKQRDCEEISIAAEDIRIDPDAPAEELFDTVTELNDREDVHGILVQDPTPEHVPDERVLSAVDPAKDVDGFHPENVGKLVAGNARFKPCTPHGIQKLLASEGVDTEGKEVVVVGRSNIVGKPLANLLVQKGEGGNATVTVCHSRTEDLAAHTRRADIVVAAAGVTELVDGSMLSEGTVVIDVGINRVDADTEKGYELVGDVEFESAEEKASAITPVPGGVGPMTRAMLLYNTVKAAGEQTGTDVELP
- the glyA gene encoding serine hydroxymethyltransferase, whose protein sequence is MSYDDVREVDPAVADALVGERHRQNETLAMIASENHVSEAVLEAQGSELTNKYAEGYPGERYYGGCEFADDVEELAIERAKELFGADHVNVQPHSGSSANMGVYFAVLEPGDKILSLDLTHGGHLSHGHPANFAGQLYDVEQYEVDADTGRLDYDALFEKAEEFEPDMIVSGFSAYPREVEWHDIQEAADAVGAYHMADIAHITGLVASGEHPSPVGVADFVTGSTHKTIRAGRGGIIMCDEEYAGDVDSAVFPGAQGGPLMHNIAGKAVGFKEALDPAFDQYAAQVVRNAEVLGEALQDHGFSLVSDGTDTHLVLVDLRDSHPDVSGGDAEDALEEVGIVLNANTVPDESRSAFDPSGIRAGTPALTTRGFDEDAMETVGDCIAKVVDNIGDAEVYAEVAATVERLCHDHPLYE